The Vitis vinifera cultivar Pinot Noir 40024 chromosome 7, ASM3070453v1 genomic interval GAAATCTGAAGACATTTTAGACTTGCTTGCAAGCTTTTCTTGCTTGGCTTGATCAGTAGTTGAGGCATGAGCTCCAAGGCGCTTCAAGAAAGGCTTCAAGACTAGTTTCAGGAGATAGCCCCGGCTCTGGTTGAACTCTACTACTTTTATCCACTTCTCTGCACaagacttcatttttttcttctttttgataTGCCTGCTTTACGGTCTTATTTCACCTGCAACTCTTTGTTGATGAATGAATGGAAATTGCAAAATGTGTAGGATAGTTGATTTGAGGCTTAGACTAAACAGTCTTATTTATAGGCTttaaaaaaacctataaatggtaagaaattatgaaaaaggcAACTTAATTTATACAGTAACTTaattattaaaacttttaagTGAGGAAAtagaaatttccaaaaaaaaaaaaaaaaacttccataAAATATaagtcataatttttctttttggaatcgaacacttttttttttatataaaaaaaatagaaaattttctttttagaaaatagaagcttgtaaaatagaaatattttagaaaaatataaatttttaaagaataaaagttttcaaatattggaAAGTGTAGAAGTATATACAGCAAAGACTACACAAATTTCAAATAGGATTTCAACAGTTAGCTATTACTAATTTTGATTCTTAACAAatctaaatctaaaaatcaacAAGAATTTCCTTTTCCTATTTGGAAGTCCTTTGTAAGCCTTTTTTTTCTCCACCTCATACTTGagatttctctccttccaaactagAGTTTAAACAACTCATGGACGTTTTTTCCTTATCTTCACAAATTGAATAGTACccccacaatatatatatacacactatCTGGTGGGAAGTATGATTGATGAGAGAGATGGGTTCGAGTGTCACTCTACTAAAACCCTCAAAAGGACTAAAGATTCCATGTAAGACGGAAAAATCACTCACAAAGAGAAAATATCCTTTGCAAGCCTAATTTTCTTTATcttgaaattattttactatttgttgatgtatttgtttgaaattattaGGCTTCAATTAGAGTCAATCGTAggaagaataataataataataataataataataatttttaaatcaataatacttttaaaaattaattcttaaaaataatgtttattattttgatagaaataaaaataattttattttgaaaaagatacTGCCATTTTATGCACAATAAGGATTTTGTTTcgaaactatttttaaaaatagctttttactcttaaaaataaaaatcagtttttcatatttaaaaacatattttttaatttttagacaaaaaaaaaaccatttttttttaagaatttattataaaaataagattttttttaagaaaaacattttttagaacttGTTATGGAAGGGAGACATTTAttgaattgttttcattttttttttattgttttaaaaaataattatgtaaatactaaggatgattgaaaataaaatatgttagaTAAAAGTCATTTATAGAAAACATATCGGTACCTACTACCTTCTaagttctcaaataaatttttattcttgaaaatttgagaatgattttaaaaaaaaaaaaaaattgaagatgatttttaaaatgaattccTAGAGTGTTGCGATTATTTGTCAAAACATTTAATACAAACacttcaactttatttttaaaaaattattcaaaatctgTCAAAAATGCTATTTTAgcttgaaaaattgttttctatttaaaaaataaaaaataaaaatcctaaaatttcgTGGTAAAAAGAGAGTTTTTCTtccatggatttttatttttatttttatttttgcacaatatgaaaattttaaattttaatatatttattttcaattgctttttaatgacaaataaaaaacataatttatttttagttgttttctaatGACAACTGAAAATCTTTTGGATCGTTAATAATTTCGATCGGCACTCATGATCACATGAGTGCTAcgatagagatttttttttttaaacgtgTAATGCACCACACACAATGCCGCcgacaaaatattatttatttctataaataaaaaacagcTTCCGCGTGGTATGCGCCTACCAAGACCGACCAAAAAGGAGGCGTGGAGAAGGTATATAAAACTAGCATAAAGCGTGAATCCAAATGGTCACTTCTTTGACCTGGGCCCATCGCTTTTGGATCCAACTCACTTCTCTCCGTCCCTCGCATCGATTCATGAATCAAGAAAGagttgaaaattagaaataaaacattttcctagaacaaatacaattttttttcttcttattattagtATATTTTCTAACTGAATAAGAACATACATACATGAAAGGCCAATTTCTAAGGCCAATACTGTATGATCTCGAAATGAGAATTCAAATCAGTCATCATCATCCAGATCCTACAGGTCTCAAAATTACCGATTCTAATCTTTTCAAAAAGCATGCCATACCGTTAAAAAAAAGATGGCAAATAGAACAGGAACTGCATTGATCTTGAACCTTGACCAGACCAAAAGCAAATGCCCAACATGCTCAAATCTCATTTCTCACCTTGTATATTGCCCAACTCCTTATCGGTGATCTCCATTGTTAGGCTGCTCAAGCGTCAGATGGTGTTCTTGGACCCCCTTTTTAAAAGCTTTACAGCTGTGATCCAGTATCAATTCGCTTGATGGGAATATGGAAAATGGTAACAAAATCCATTCCTAGACAGCAACAGGAATACTTTGATCAGGTGTCTCTTCTTCGTTCTGGGTTTGGAGAATCGTCGGAGGTGGAATCGAGGCCCAGACACTTGAGAAACACCTGTCTAGCAAGCCTGATGTAGTGGCAGGGATGGTGGGAGGTTTCGGATAAGGAAATATGGGTGACATCCTTATCACAAGAGGCCTCCCTTTCTAGGATGTCTTCTCCTCTTGCTATTCTTCTGCTAGTGCTTGTTGCTCTCTCCCCTCTTCTGCTTTGGCTGCCTCCTGCCTGCCATTGTTTCACAAGATTTCTATGTTACACCACTGAATGTAGTTAATATGCATAATTTAGAGGTAttgatatttcatatttgatctCGATTATATTAGGAAGCTTTTAAATCTTAATTTCTTCTGAATTAAAAGGCCTAACATATAATCAAACAAATACACTGTAAAGTTGTTGACTTCTTTTAACGGTCGAATTGATCGTTTAAGGAATTAAAAAATTGGATCAAAGTAGAACACTGAGGTTTGATCATGCAAGTTCAAATTATCGACTTCACCTCTAGATATGATAATTTAAGCTAAGAAGTATGAGATAGAGAAATTGGTTGGAAACCCACTACACTTTATTTGAATCCATAAATGTCATGGTTCGATTGCACTCCAACGTATAAAAAACCAACTAgtattaaaaacagtttttcattccttagaataaaaaaattgtttttaaattacaaaatatgcCCGCAACAAATTTATCTAACAATGGTTTGGGAATTTGTTTACAATTTTTGGAAAACAAGTTTAAGGTATTTTAAGTCTACATAGGAAATGAGTTTAGGAAActgatttttaatttcaaaaacatGTTAGACAAATTGTAGActgatgataattttttaaaatgatgttctaaaacaaatttaaaatattgtcaaGTAAAGTACTTTGAGAAAGCATTGAAAACATGAAAGATAGATAAAACCTTTTGTATTGTACATATACatgataagtaaaaaaaaataaaatatatttttcatatttgagttaggaattattttgaaataggaattttatccttaaaaacAACTTACAACTACTCTtaataactgtttttaaaaacttatttttagaattatttttgaaaatattttcaaacatatgTAGAGGAGTTTAGGATGAAGAAGCACCTAAAACTGAAattaggaaaaaacaaaaaacaaaaataaataaataaataaaccagaaAAGTCCAACAACAAAAAGTGCGGACAagcaaaaccaaataaaaaagcTTTTCGGATCACATCCACGATCCACCAAACTCATCCCAAATTGACAGGAATTAGACAGAAATGAATTCACATGAACaggctaaaaaaaattaaaaataaaacataataaaatagaaaaaaataaaacctatatgtaatagaaaataataataatgatgataagaCGAGAGTGGTTGGCAGGTGAGGTCCCCAGATGCCGATCTCACTATACAGATGAGATTGTCATTATCAAAAGGACAGAAAGGCTAAGGCCATTTCCAGTTCATTTAATAGCAGTAAAATGAAAAGTGCTGCAACTTCTATACTTTCAATAAACTTTTTCAATAAACTTTTTGTGTTAGATActgattttatgaaatattttttttaataaattttttgtgtttgatagtgattttatgaaatattttttatcttttgaatgataaaatttttcaattgttaaaaatattaaaatcattatcaggttgattaataataataataataataatttaatatgccTTTAAAAACTAACGAGTGTTGCCTTTTAGCTTTATGAGTTATTCATGAATTAGCAGAATAGGTTCTAAAAAgtgaagtaataaaaaataaagttataggGTTAGAAACCGGAAGTTCCAGTCATTCGGTTCCTTGTTGCACGTGCTTCTTATTTAGCACAGTAGCATAATGATTCCGTGCTTCTACCAGTAACAGCATCTTAAAAACAAACCGGGAGCAATGGCTTTTCCTAACGTGGAGGGCAAGGCTTCCTCGTGTTAAAgggcaaaaaataaaataacaaataaaaactaaGTTGGACTTTAAGTAAGGGCGTGTTTGGGACTGGTTCAATTTTGGACAGCCAAATAATGCGTTGATCCAAAAAGCATCCTCTGCAATCATATTCATATGATTTAATTGAAGAATTTCCGAAAAAAAGTATATACCAAAAGAACTCTCTTCAAGTAATTCGTTGTTTTCAAACACGCCTTAAAATTCCAGTGAGAAGAAAACGACATTCCATGATTTAAATCTCCTAACGCGTTTTTTACCAAAATAAAAACGTTCAAAAACAGCCGTTTCATGCCGCCTAGATTCGGAAACCAATCAAACGGTCGgtggaaaaaagaaaactcgATTACTTTCTCTTTGATTTTCTCACTAATCAAACAgaacagagaaaaagaaaaaagaaaaaagaaaaaaaagaatgacaTAATAAAAAACCCAAGATTTTATTTTCTCGCTATTCAAACAGAACGGGGAGAAAGAAAGCGGAAAGAAAAAGAGGCACACCTTGGAATGATGTGAGCTGGTGATGGTCCCGGCGGTGGAATTGAAAAGTGGCTTGTCGACGTCGGACCTAGCGGAGGTGAATAGGCCGACTGATGGCGAGGCGGAGGCGGAGTCATCGGAGAATTCAAAAGCAATGATGCTACAACAGTAGAGAAAAACGATGATGAGGAACATGATGAGCAGTTGGATCCAGATTAGCCATGGGATGCTGTAACTTTGGATTGTCAGCTCATCGCCAAAATTGAACATCACAATGAGACAATCCAAGAAAACCAAGGAGAAGAGGAGAAGGGTTGGTGAGAGAGACGAGAGACATGAGCGGAAGGTGGAAAAGCAGCATTTATGGTACCACTGCACGAACAAAAGCAACTTCCTGTTCTCACTTCTACGCGCCTTTGACACGCGTGCCCACGGCCATACCAGGTTGCTTCTATAAGTAAAAGATCTATAACATTAATGGCCATATATTGGATATCCTCAATATAGTAATAcctcaaataaaaatcattccCAAATCATATTATAAGAAGCAACATTTGTGCtgcattattaattttaatctttttttcaataatgaggattgtgttattttaaaaaattaatatttaataaaaaaaatattaaaacaatgttctcttatatttaatttatcataaaataaaatcatatacaactaaaattaattaaaaatatatattttcaaattattctatttttatatataaaaaaataaaataattttgatgaaccaagtaaaaataatttattaattttatttctttcttttttttcatctgattcatttttatcattcttcACAATACCATCAAAGTTTCTAAGAACCAATCATAGgataaatgaattaattaatatgatatgtgaatttaatttatattagttTATATTAGATTATCTTAGATATCCTCAatattttgcatttattttatatatatatatatatatatatatatatatatcaagaaaagaTTAATttgtaatataaattaatattttattttatttataaattttaatagtatttttaacttattttattttatcattggAAAGTAACAAAGTTATCATTCTATTTTGATGGAAAGAGATGAGGTGTTTTCGAATAGAATATTGAATTGTAGAAGAGCATAAGCTATTATTAACCATTTTAGGAAAGGATTTTTCTACTTAAATTCTACTTTTATCTTATGCTTTATTTGTGTTTGAAATCTACATTCCTTAACCTTAACATACTGTTTCCACAAATCTGTCATTGGGAATGGTGGTTACACGCTGTACAGGAGAGCGTGAGGGGATGTTGACAGGGGGGAATGGCCATATGATAGAGTGGGGTGACGTGGCGAACAAATCAACGGGTTGGATTGAGTTTGAGGCGAGGAGACCATCATCCTCCATGGATGAGGATGATGACATATTGAGATTTGACTCACTGATATGAAGAGAATGCAAACAAATAGAATGAAAGCGAGTTGTCCAAGAACCTAGCGACCTAGCCCAATTTGAACGTGGGACCACATGTCTCAGGCCCGTTATGTGCCAGAAGCCCACACCATGAGCTGTTTCACAgtttctaataattaaaaaaaacattgtccaaaaaattaaaatatcgaTTCGGTACCACTTGGACTTTGATATAATTTGTATTGTTGAACGAAAAGTATGTGAAGTCAAACTAATTCAACTTAATCTTTTACCGAGGTGAATCAGATATTAGCCAATTTTTGCACATGGCTAAGAcgatgtttgtttgtttttacgtAAATTTAAATagagtttaatttaatttaattttaaatataagttaATATTAGTAAGTcgtttgtatttttattaagtattgaACATTAATAGTGTATAGATGATATTAAAATTGCATTttgattgttaaaaaaaaatcatttttagtattcaataaaaattccaaacatttgtgttttttttattcaacccaaaaatttaaaaataaataataagaaaaaaaaagtttaaaaaattatgtaaaatcTGAaagtaaattatatttaatattaaattaaaaaaacaaacatagttttataatttaaaacatcaTATATGTATATGGAATTGAACCTTCCGTTATAAACCAATGGACTAGGGTGCACACATGACACCCATTGATCGATGATACTTTTTCTACAGCATTCACAACACCCAAGCatgaatattataaatatgtttgaagAAGAAATAGAAGATGAGGAAACACGAAGGGAGGAAGAAGTACTTGGCTGTGCTTTCTCTTTATTATGCTTTGTCAGTGAACATGGCTGAGACTTGGTGTTTTTCGGGCATAAGAATTACGGCGAGCCGGGTCTTTATCATTACTAGCTGACACAATGGTGGTGGGCTCGGAAATTGTAACCGTGGCCGGCCCTTCACCCTTTATTGGGCCATGTCGATTTGAGCCGTATGGGCTGTCAACTGGCCCATTGGATCGGCTTGGCCTTTCAATCTCGTACGTTTTCGATTTCATGTCACACAGCAGTGACAGAACCTATGATCTGTACGGTTTGCGAGTGTAgacattacaaaaaataaatagaccTAAACCCAAAAAACAAAGGGACCGTCATGATAAGACCGCGTAGGCACGACGTTTTGTAATTTTTGGTATGGTACTCACCTACAATGTTGTAGCCAATATTATcacaaaaaagttaaataaaataaaattaaattcatgaataatgattttttttttctaatttttaagaaaaacgtTGACAACATTTTAAtacttcccttttttttctaatgCTGGAGAAATGCAATTCtatttaacattatttcatTTGCTAGttgaaagtttaaaaatatataaattaaaaaaaaaaatgtttacatTCAGCCATAGGATCAGGAGTTTAACGATTCAAGGCCCCGAAGACTAAGCTCCATCCCCAGAAAAAAACCGAACATAACCACCAAACCCAGCTCTCTCTCCTCCCCTGTCGCTCCCTCCGTTGGCCTTCTCCCATTGCTGGCCCTCAACCTCCATTAATGGGAGACCCTAACCCTAAGCTCAGTCCCAATGCAGACACGGACACCTCTCCGTCAACCTCCTCCGCCCCTCCCCCACCTCCGCCACCTCGCCAGCAGCTCTCCCTCGTCCAACCTTCTACCAAGAAGAAACACAAACCCATCAAAGTCTTCCGCGTCTTCCGCTCCGTCTTCCGTTCGTTCCCCATAATCACACCCGCATGCAAGTTCCCATATTTCCCCACCGGATTCCCGGATGGCAACAAGGTCTCCGGCATCCGCATCACCGGCACTCTCTTCGGCTACCGCAAAGGAAAAGTGACCCTGTCGCTGCAAGAGAACCCCAAGTGCCTCCCCATGCTGgtggtggagctagccatgttGACGAATGTGTTGCAGAAGGAGATGGGCACCGGAATGGTGAGGATCGCGCTGGAGTGCGAGAAGAAACCGGAGAAAGACAAGACGAAGCTGATGGAGGAGCCGCTGTGGACCATGTACTATAATGGCAAGAAGAGTGGGTACGGCGTGAAGAGAG includes:
- the LOC100261215 gene encoding uncharacterized protein LOC100261215, producing MFNFGDELTIQSYSIPWLIWIQLLIMFLIIVFLYCCSIIAFEFSDDSASASPSVGLFTSARSDVDKPLFNSTAGTITSSHHSKAGGSQSRRGERATSTSRRIARGEDILEREASCDKDVTHISLSETSHHPCHYIRLARQVFLKCLGLDSTSDDSPNPERRRDT
- the LOC100266423 gene encoding protein MIZU-KUSSEI 1, with translation MGDPNPKLSPNADTDTSPSTSSAPPPPPPPRQQLSLVQPSTKKKHKPIKVFRVFRSVFRSFPIITPACKFPYFPTGFPDGNKVSGIRITGTLFGYRKGKVTLSLQENPKCLPMLVVELAMLTNVLQKEMGTGMVRIALECEKKPEKDKTKLMEEPLWTMYYNGKKSGYGVKREASEEDLYIMEVLKAVSMGAGVLPGNAEAEGQDDELAYIRAHFERVVGSKDSETLYMLSPEGNNGPELSIFFVRI